In one window of Tellurirhabdus rosea DNA:
- a CDS encoding AtpZ/AtpI family protein — translation MQFVGAGFQMLGTIGLGVWAGLKLDEWQQNENPIWTIVLSLFAIGAALYLFIRQLPKQP, via the coding sequence ATGCAGTTTGTAGGGGCCGGTTTCCAGATGCTGGGAACCATCGGCCTGGGCGTCTGGGCGGGCCTGAAACTGGACGAGTGGCAGCAGAACGAAAACCCCATCTGGACCATTGTCCTGTCCCTGTTCGCCATTGGAGCCGCGCTCTACCTGTTTATCCGGCAATTGCCCAAACAACCCTAA
- the porW gene encoding type IX secretion system periplasmic lipoprotein PorW/SprE encodes MTVTKFRMAALYAVIPVLLSACSQFSTRPLPVAYHNLTARYNAYLIARDNLRQIDRTLFQNRQENYAQPLPILLPLDSNALAPVRAQLDDAIKKASMVAERHQNSKWLDDSYVLLGKARLLRQDYINATEVFKYVNTKGRGEAEKHEALVGLMRAYVEQGDYSNALNVAEYLRAQPLSKENTRDYYLTKAYLHQRRGENAVAAALLEETFPLLDQGEATARLHLIAGQLQEQLGKPELARKHFAAVQRNRPSYEQSFYADIYLMDPDPKVSQPRLNRMLSDRKNADLKDKIYLTMGQQEARRGNYPQAILYWQQAIQVGAANTAQIPFTYLEMAGLYADKLHDYGKAKAYYDSTLALLPPQSPNFADVQKRKKVLDEFVRFQSTITLEDSLQQLARLNPAALDRRLDQLVESRWQEQQRQQADAERIVGQATAAGGPAATSDIDPMQKWHLYNPTTISQGRIEFIQKWGNRPLEDNWRRDANESQLTTETMAANSSGGQNGIPEAAAPGTLSDADRRARKEQLYASIPLTPDALRLSNQRLEESMYNLGKLYKISLNQPEKSIATFSDLLTRFPATSYKPEIYYLQMLSHDQLKQPSSWKEKLLAEFPASSYARQLTKVAASAQQPQGAESTAQRAYADIYALYQANQATEALARAEATQSLTTGTTVDDKLALLRAMLIGKVRGTEAYRQALAEFVRDYPASPLLSRVKEMQAAADQPSAKRK; translated from the coding sequence ATGACCGTAACCAAGTTCCGGATGGCCGCCCTGTACGCAGTTATTCCGGTTTTACTGAGTGCCTGTTCCCAGTTCAGTACCCGGCCGCTGCCGGTGGCCTACCACAACCTGACGGCCCGCTACAATGCCTACCTGATCGCCCGCGACAACCTGCGGCAGATCGACCGGACGCTCTTCCAGAACCGGCAGGAAAATTACGCCCAGCCCCTCCCCATTCTGTTGCCGCTGGACTCTAACGCCCTCGCGCCCGTGCGGGCCCAGCTGGACGACGCCATCAAAAAAGCGTCGATGGTGGCCGAACGGCACCAGAACAGCAAGTGGCTGGATGACAGCTATGTGCTGCTTGGCAAAGCCCGGCTGCTCCGTCAGGATTACATCAACGCTACCGAGGTTTTCAAATACGTAAACACCAAAGGTCGTGGAGAAGCCGAAAAACATGAGGCACTGGTGGGCCTGATGCGTGCGTATGTGGAGCAGGGTGATTATTCCAACGCGCTGAACGTGGCCGAATACCTGCGCGCACAGCCCCTGAGCAAGGAGAATACCCGCGATTACTACCTGACCAAAGCCTACCTGCACCAGCGCCGCGGCGAGAACGCCGTTGCCGCCGCCCTGCTCGAAGAAACCTTTCCGCTACTGGATCAGGGAGAAGCCACGGCCCGCCTCCACCTGATTGCCGGCCAGTTGCAGGAACAGCTCGGCAAACCCGAACTGGCCCGAAAGCATTTTGCCGCCGTTCAGAGAAACCGGCCCTCCTACGAGCAGTCGTTTTACGCGGACATTTACCTGATGGACCCCGACCCGAAGGTGTCGCAGCCGCGCCTGAACCGCATGCTCAGCGACCGGAAAAACGCCGATCTGAAAGACAAGATTTACCTGACGATGGGCCAGCAGGAAGCCCGGCGCGGCAACTATCCGCAGGCCATTCTGTACTGGCAGCAGGCGATTCAGGTCGGGGCTGCCAATACGGCCCAGATTCCGTTTACGTACCTCGAAATGGCGGGGCTTTATGCCGACAAACTGCACGATTACGGCAAAGCCAAGGCCTATTACGACAGCACGCTGGCCCTGCTCCCGCCCCAGTCGCCGAACTTTGCCGACGTGCAGAAGCGGAAAAAAGTGCTGGACGAATTTGTCCGGTTCCAGTCCACCATCACCCTGGAGGACAGTCTGCAGCAGCTGGCCCGGCTGAACCCCGCTGCGCTGGACCGTCGGCTCGATCAGCTGGTCGAAAGCCGTTGGCAGGAACAGCAACGGCAGCAGGCGGACGCCGAACGCATCGTGGGGCAGGCTACGGCGGCGGGTGGCCCGGCGGCAACCTCCGACATCGACCCCATGCAGAAATGGCATCTGTACAACCCCACCACCATCAGCCAGGGACGTATCGAGTTCATCCAGAAATGGGGCAACCGCCCGCTGGAGGACAACTGGCGACGGGATGCCAACGAATCCCAGCTAACGACCGAAACGATGGCGGCAAACAGTTCGGGTGGGCAGAACGGCATCCCGGAAGCGGCCGCTCCGGGTACACTTTCCGACGCCGACCGACGCGCCCGGAAAGAGCAGCTTTACGCTTCCATCCCGCTGACGCCGGACGCCCTCAGGTTGTCTAACCAGCGTTTGGAAGAATCCATGTACAATCTCGGGAAGCTTTATAAAATCAGCCTTAATCAGCCCGAAAAATCCATTGCTACGTTCAGTGACCTGCTGACCCGTTTTCCGGCTACATCCTACAAGCCCGAGATTTATTACCTCCAGATGCTTTCGCATGACCAGTTGAAGCAGCCTTCGTCCTGGAAGGAAAAGCTGCTGGCCGAGTTCCCGGCCTCGTCTTATGCCCGGCAGCTGACAAAAGTGGCGGCCTCCGCCCAGCAGCCGCAGGGCGCGGAAAGCACGGCCCAGCGGGCCTACGCCGACATTTACGCCCTTTATCAGGCCAACCAGGCCACCGAAGCCCTCGCCCGGGCCGAAGCCACCCAAAGCCTGACCACCGGCACGACAGTGGACGACAAGCTGGCGCTGCTGCGGGCCATGCTCATCGGTAAGGTACGGGGAACGGAAGCCTACCGACAGGCGCTGGCCGAGTTCGTCCGCGACTATCCGGCGAGTCCGCTGCTTTCCCGGGTAAAAGAAATGCAGGCGGCAGCCGACCAGCCTTCAGCCAAACGAAAGTAG
- a CDS encoding F0F1 ATP synthase subunit B, giving the protein MDLLTPDLGLLFWQVLFFLALLFILTKFAWKPITQSLKEREQDIQSALDMAERTRAEMAKLQADNQKLQAEARAERDAIIRSAKDTSDRMIAEARDKASEEGKRILEQAREAMQTERQAMMAQVKKEVVDLSIQIAEKVLRKELSDKDSQEQLVKSLVAESRLN; this is encoded by the coding sequence ATGGATTTACTTACCCCAGATCTTGGTCTATTATTCTGGCAGGTGCTTTTCTTCCTGGCACTGTTGTTCATCCTGACGAAATTTGCCTGGAAACCCATTACACAGAGCCTCAAGGAGCGTGAGCAGGATATCCAGAGCGCCCTGGACATGGCCGAACGCACCCGTGCCGAAATGGCGAAGCTGCAGGCCGACAACCAGAAGCTTCAGGCCGAAGCCCGCGCCGAACGCGATGCCATCATCCGCAGCGCCAAAGACACGTCGGATCGCATGATCGCCGAAGCCCGCGACAAAGCCTCTGAAGAAGGCAAGCGCATACTGGAACAGGCCCGCGAAGCCATGCAGACAGAACGCCAGGCCATGATGGCCCAGGTGAAGAAAGAAGTCGTAGACCTGTCTATCCAGATCGCCGAAAAAGTTCTTCGCAAAGAACTGAGTGATAAGGACTCGCAGGAGCAACTGGTGAAAAGCCTGGTCGCTGAATCACGTCTGAATTAA
- the atpB gene encoding F0F1 ATP synthase subunit A, giving the protein MMRSLIHKLFLIATLTLSTFAVRAQDHGHETGSTEDSEVKKEFSVGDMIMHHIKDDHGWEFAHGLTLPLPVILYSADRGLEVFSSSHLAHGEVYNGYKLEHGKIHRVTASGEEDHSAHVYDFSITKNVASLILSFIILLAVFLTVSKGYQKNKGRAPSGLQSFMEPLIIFVRDEIAKPNIGPRYERYLPYLLTLFFFILVNNLLGLLPGGANLTGNIAVTLTLAVITFLIVNFSGNKDYWMHLFKPTGVPVALLPIMIPVEIVGVFMKPFSLMVRLFANITAGHIIILSLLGLIFIAGNLGGSATGWAVSPLVAVFTIFMNLIELLVAFLQAFIFTLLSSMYIGSAVEEHHHGGGSGLEAGLEEHH; this is encoded by the coding sequence ATGATGCGCTCGCTCATTCATAAACTTTTTCTGATTGCCACTCTGACACTGAGCACGTTTGCTGTTCGTGCGCAGGACCACGGCCACGAAACGGGTTCGACCGAAGACTCTGAAGTCAAGAAGGAATTCAGCGTGGGCGACATGATTATGCACCACATCAAGGATGACCACGGCTGGGAATTTGCCCACGGCCTGACGCTGCCGCTGCCGGTCATTCTGTACAGCGCCGACCGGGGTCTGGAAGTATTTTCGTCTTCCCACCTGGCCCACGGCGAAGTGTACAACGGATACAAACTGGAGCACGGAAAAATCCACCGCGTAACGGCCTCCGGCGAGGAAGACCACTCGGCCCACGTGTACGATTTCTCGATCACCAAAAACGTGGCCTCCCTCATTCTGAGCTTTATCATTCTGCTGGCGGTCTTCCTGACGGTGAGCAAAGGCTACCAGAAAAACAAAGGCAGAGCCCCGAGCGGCCTGCAGTCGTTCATGGAGCCGCTGATCATCTTCGTGCGTGACGAAATCGCCAAGCCGAACATCGGTCCGCGCTACGAGCGTTACCTGCCGTACCTGCTGACGCTGTTCTTCTTTATTCTGGTCAACAACCTGCTGGGTCTGCTGCCCGGTGGTGCCAACCTGACGGGCAACATCGCCGTAACGCTGACGCTGGCGGTCATTACCTTCCTGATTGTGAACTTCAGCGGGAACAAGGATTACTGGATGCACCTTTTCAAACCGACGGGTGTCCCGGTAGCCCTGCTGCCGATCATGATTCCGGTTGAAATTGTGGGCGTGTTCATGAAACCGTTCTCGCTCATGGTTCGACTTTTTGCCAATATCACGGCCGGTCACATTATCATTCTCAGCCTGCTGGGTCTGATATTCATTGCCGGAAACCTGGGTGGTTCGGCTACGGGCTGGGCCGTTAGCCCGCTGGTGGCCGTGTTCACCATCTTCATGAACCTGATCGAATTGCTGGTAGCCTTCCTGCAGGCGTTCATCTTCACGCTGCTCTCGTCGATGTACATCGGCAGCGCGGTCGAGGAACACCACCACGGCGGCGGCTCCGGTCTGGAAGCAGGTCTGGAAGAGCACCATTAA
- a CDS encoding penicillin-binding protein 1A, with amino-acid sequence MFSLQPGPYKRIISRIWRFALFGIAFFIIYIVAVRFNFFWLFGGMPSLKALENPQSEIASEVYSEDGVLLSKYYLENRTPVEISQVSPNIISALLATEDARFVKHSGIDLRSLFRAVTGVLTGRSSSGGGSTLTQQVAKNLFETRTQKFRGLLGGIPFVRTVIDKTKEWILAVRLERNYTKQEIMMMYLNTVSFGNNTYGIKTAAKTYFNKEPWQVNVEEAALLVGMLQNPTFWNPRNNEERALLRRNVVLAQMHRYGFLTTEQFATYKAKPIKLDFTIENQNTGPAAYFRSVIRDDIQRWIEEYNDDHPDAELNLYTSGLKIYTTLDSRMQKYAEESIYEHMREQQRKFYEHWRGRNPWVFKEKNGQWKELPNYVSDVIKRTPRYQLLKQEYGDDEAAIWRELRKPVKMKVFTYGGKRNEKDTTMSPLDSVKYYKRFLNTGFMSMDPRNGHVKAWVGGINFKYLKYDHVRQGRRQPGSTFKPFLYLAALDNNFLTPCDRVTDQPVTFARYEDHNGPTPWTPKNSSGRYSYQSLTLRQALGASINSVSAYLMKQTKSQTVVDYARKLGVESPLKPNPTLALGTSDVSVYEMVAAYCTFVNGGYRVKPMTILRITDKNGNVLKEFAPDNQHVINANTAYQMLYLMRGAVEDAGGTSQRLKNQYKLLEGGNEIAAKTGTTSSYSDGWFMGMTQHLVSGLWVGGDDRSIHFRDMAFGQGARLAMPAWALYMQKIYGDKSLSRQYSKEPFRKPDGFNLTLDCGGTYIDSSQRYIPPKVIESGEEEILN; translated from the coding sequence ATGTTTAGTTTACAACCGGGACCCTACAAACGAATCATATCACGCATCTGGCGGTTCGCCCTGTTCGGCATCGCCTTCTTTATTATTTACATTGTTGCCGTCCGGTTCAATTTTTTCTGGCTTTTCGGGGGCATGCCCAGCCTGAAGGCTCTGGAAAATCCGCAGAGTGAAATCGCCTCGGAAGTGTATTCGGAAGACGGGGTTCTGCTGTCGAAATATTACCTTGAAAACCGCACACCGGTCGAGATTTCGCAGGTCTCGCCCAACATCATTTCGGCGCTGCTGGCGACGGAAGACGCCCGTTTTGTCAAGCACTCGGGTATTGACCTTCGTTCGCTGTTCCGGGCGGTGACCGGCGTTCTGACGGGCCGTTCGAGTTCGGGGGGCGGCAGTACGCTTACCCAGCAGGTTGCCAAAAACCTTTTCGAAACCCGCACCCAGAAGTTTCGGGGGCTGCTCGGCGGCATTCCGTTTGTCCGGACGGTCATCGACAAGACCAAAGAATGGATTCTGGCCGTCCGTCTCGAACGGAATTATACCAAGCAGGAAATCATGATGATGTACCTGAACACGGTTTCGTTCGGCAACAATACCTACGGCATCAAAACGGCGGCCAAGACCTACTTCAACAAGGAGCCCTGGCAGGTAAACGTTGAGGAAGCTGCCCTGCTGGTCGGTATGCTGCAAAACCCGACGTTCTGGAACCCCCGCAACAACGAGGAACGGGCGCTGCTTCGCCGCAACGTGGTGCTTGCGCAGATGCACCGCTACGGCTTTCTGACCACCGAGCAGTTTGCCACCTACAAGGCCAAGCCCATCAAGCTTGATTTTACCATCGAAAACCAGAACACAGGCCCGGCGGCTTACTTCCGTTCGGTGATTCGGGACGACATTCAGAGATGGATTGAGGAATACAACGACGACCACCCGGACGCCGAGTTGAACCTCTACACGAGCGGCCTTAAAATCTACACGACGCTCGACTCCCGGATGCAGAAATATGCCGAAGAGTCGATCTACGAACACATGCGGGAGCAGCAGCGGAAGTTTTATGAACACTGGCGCGGCCGCAATCCCTGGGTGTTCAAGGAAAAAAACGGGCAATGGAAAGAACTGCCCAATTACGTTTCCGACGTCATTAAACGGACGCCCCGTTACCAGTTGCTGAAACAGGAATACGGCGACGATGAAGCCGCCATCTGGCGCGAACTCCGCAAGCCCGTCAAGATGAAGGTCTTCACCTACGGCGGCAAGCGTAACGAGAAGGATACCACCATGAGTCCGCTGGATTCGGTGAAATACTACAAGCGTTTTTTGAACACGGGCTTTATGTCGATGGACCCGCGCAACGGACACGTGAAAGCCTGGGTCGGGGGGATTAATTTTAAATACCTCAAATACGACCACGTCCGGCAGGGCCGCCGCCAGCCGGGTTCGACCTTCAAGCCGTTCCTGTACCTAGCCGCGCTGGACAATAACTTCCTGACGCCCTGCGACCGCGTGACCGACCAGCCCGTCACTTTCGCCCGCTACGAAGACCATAACGGCCCAACGCCCTGGACGCCCAAAAACTCCAGCGGACGGTACAGTTACCAGTCGCTGACCCTGCGGCAGGCGCTGGGCGCCTCGATCAACTCGGTCAGCGCCTACCTGATGAAGCAGACCAAATCGCAGACGGTCGTGGATTACGCCCGCAAATTGGGCGTCGAAAGTCCGCTGAAGCCTAATCCGACGCTGGCGCTGGGCACGAGCGACGTGTCGGTCTACGAAATGGTGGCTGCCTACTGCACGTTTGTCAACGGTGGCTACCGGGTGAAGCCAATGACCATTTTGCGGATAACGGATAAAAACGGCAACGTACTGAAGGAATTTGCGCCCGACAACCAGCACGTGATCAACGCCAATACGGCCTATCAGATGCTGTATCTGATGCGTGGGGCCGTCGAAGATGCGGGCGGTACGTCGCAGCGTCTTAAAAATCAGTACAAGCTCCTGGAAGGCGGCAACGAGATCGCCGCGAAAACCGGGACGACCTCCAGCTACTCCGACGGCTGGTTTATGGGCATGACCCAGCACCTCGTATCCGGCCTGTGGGTGGGTGGCGACGACCGCAGTATCCACTTCCGGGACATGGCTTTCGGACAGGGCGCCCGTCTGGCCATGCCGGCCTGGGCCCTGTACATGCAGAAAATCTACGGCGACAAATCGCTGTCCCGGCAGTATTCCAAAGAACCGTTCCGCAAGCCCGATGGCTTTAACCTGACCCTCGATTGCGGCGGTACCTACATCGACTCATCCCAGCGTTACATCCCGCCGAAAGTGATCGAGTCGGGCGAGGAAGAAATTCTGAACTAA
- a CDS encoding gliding motility protein GldN: MKQVGKVVLAAVTIAAFGGAAQAQEKASTGTNPLSVREINENDIMMKRTLWRRIDLKEKQNRSMFSKNNEITRYILEAVKAGVLTPYESDSVSRPMDMNKFRQKLIMPNTGAGLSAEEIAAGFKDPAASGASDGWGAPANKPAAKPAEDGWGAPAPKKAAADDGWGTPAPKKSTAKKGTATAKNAKGKKPAAPAPAAKPDSTAVAAAAVPAGDEYFANEFSILELKEDWVFDRKRSRLYYDIQTVGLVLPADKNPAGLEVPVAYFKYKDLDQLFRSDPKKYIWYNPQNQAQHKNLADAFDLRLFYGRITKYSNAEDKDLITMFGDKEGLNKSQQAEYDLMEAEHGLWEY; the protein is encoded by the coding sequence ATGAAACAGGTGGGAAAAGTGGTGCTGGCGGCTGTTACAATCGCCGCATTTGGCGGGGCGGCCCAAGCCCAGGAGAAAGCCTCGACCGGGACGAATCCGTTGTCGGTTCGTGAAATCAACGAGAACGACATTATGATGAAGCGGACCCTTTGGCGTCGAATCGACCTGAAGGAGAAACAGAATCGGTCCATGTTCTCCAAGAATAACGAAATCACGCGGTACATCCTCGAAGCGGTGAAAGCGGGCGTTCTGACGCCGTATGAATCTGACTCGGTAAGCCGACCGATGGATATGAACAAGTTTCGTCAGAAACTGATCATGCCGAATACGGGCGCTGGTCTTTCGGCGGAGGAAATTGCCGCCGGTTTCAAAGACCCGGCTGCTTCGGGCGCAAGCGATGGCTGGGGCGCACCCGCCAACAAGCCTGCTGCCAAACCGGCCGAAGATGGCTGGGGTGCTCCGGCTCCCAAGAAGGCCGCTGCTGATGACGGCTGGGGAACCCCGGCGCCGAAGAAGTCAACGGCGAAAAAGGGAACCGCAACGGCCAAGAATGCCAAGGGCAAAAAGCCTGCGGCTCCGGCACCGGCTGCCAAACCCGATTCTACAGCGGTTGCCGCCGCGGCTGTTCCAGCAGGGGATGAGTATTTCGCCAATGAATTCAGCATCCTCGAACTGAAAGAGGACTGGGTTTTCGACCGCAAGCGCTCACGTCTTTACTACGACATCCAGACGGTAGGACTGGTTCTTCCGGCGGATAAAAACCCGGCAGGTCTGGAAGTTCCGGTAGCGTACTTCAAGTACAAGGATTTGGATCAGTTGTTCCGCAGCGACCCGAAGAAATACATCTGGTACAACCCGCAGAACCAGGCCCAGCACAAAAACCTGGCCGATGCCTTTGACCTGCGTCTGTTCTACGGCCGAATTACCAAGTATTCGAACGCGGAAGACAAAGATCTGATCACCATGTTTGGCGATAAGGAAGGTCTGAACAAGTCGCAACAGGCTGAATACGACCTGATGGAAGCCGAACACGGCCTCTGGGAATATTAA
- the atpE gene encoding ATP synthase F0 subunit C, which produces MLLSILLQAADNGVGLAVMGAGIGAGLAAIGAGLGIGRIGGSAMEGIARQPEAAGRIQTAMLIIAALIEAVALFAAVICLLISFNL; this is translated from the coding sequence ATGTTGCTCTCAATTCTCCTGCAGGCAGCCGACAACGGTGTAGGTCTGGCAGTAATGGGCGCCGGTATCGGTGCTGGTCTGGCCGCTATCGGTGCTGGTCTGGGTATCGGTCGTATCGGTGGTTCAGCTATGGAAGGTATCGCCCGTCAGCCGGAAGCGGCTGGTCGGATCCAGACGGCCATGCTGATCATCGCGGCTCTTATCGAGGCCGTGGCCCTGTTCGCAGCCGTTATCTGTCTGCTGATTTCGTTCAACCTGTAA
- the uvrC gene encoding excinuclease ABC subunit UvrC produces MFDYKTELARIPHEPGVYRYFDASGEVIYVGKAKDLRNRVSSYFVKSNQHDRKTQRLVSQIRKIEFTIVHTEFDALLLENQLIKRFQPRYNILLRDDKTYPFICVTNERFPRVVTTRRIDRKLGTFYGPYATLRPMYALLDMFRELFTIRTCNLNLAQENIDAGKYKVCLEFHIGNCKGPCENRVSEEEYMKEIEQVHHILKGNLQPAQTFFKNRMVEAASQLQFEQAQKFKERLDVLQNFQAKSTVVNPKIADADVFTIASDETNAYVNFMKVVNGTITQTQTVEVKKKLNESDNDLLCMLIVDFRSTYGSEAKEIICNIPLDCDLKAEITVPQIGDKKKLLDMSLKNVLYFRRERAERAAAEATASASKKDRVLIRLKQDLQLKTLPHRIECFDNSNIQGTNPVSAMVCFLEGKPAPKEYRHFSIKTVVGPNDFATMHEVVTRRYTRVLEEQTGMPDLIVIDGGKGQLSAACDALKGLNLYGKVPIIGIAKRLEEIYFPEDSLPLYIDKKSESLKLIQRIRDEAHRFAITYHRDKRSRNSLISELENVEGIGKKTAAKLLKYFKSVKKIREVPVEDVAVVVGNDKALKIKQYFEAIQQ; encoded by the coding sequence ATGTTCGATTATAAAACTGAATTAGCGCGCATCCCGCACGAACCGGGGGTCTACCGCTATTTCGATGCCAGCGGCGAAGTAATTTACGTGGGCAAGGCCAAAGACCTGCGGAATCGCGTCAGCAGTTATTTTGTCAAATCAAACCAGCACGACCGGAAAACCCAGCGGCTCGTCAGCCAGATCCGGAAGATTGAGTTTACGATTGTCCATACTGAGTTTGACGCCCTTCTGCTGGAAAACCAGCTTATTAAGCGTTTTCAGCCGCGGTACAACATCCTGCTCCGGGACGATAAAACGTATCCGTTTATCTGCGTGACCAACGAACGGTTTCCCCGTGTGGTCACTACCCGCCGCATCGACCGGAAACTGGGCACTTTTTACGGACCGTACGCTACGCTGCGCCCCATGTACGCGCTGCTGGACATGTTCCGGGAGCTGTTTACCATCCGGACCTGTAATCTGAACCTCGCTCAGGAAAACATCGACGCGGGTAAATACAAAGTTTGTCTGGAATTTCATATCGGCAATTGCAAAGGCCCCTGCGAAAACCGGGTCAGTGAAGAAGAGTACATGAAGGAAATTGAGCAGGTGCATCACATTCTGAAGGGAAATCTGCAACCGGCTCAGACGTTTTTCAAGAACCGGATGGTAGAGGCCGCCAGCCAACTCCAGTTCGAACAGGCGCAGAAGTTTAAGGAACGACTCGATGTACTGCAGAATTTTCAGGCCAAATCCACCGTGGTCAATCCCAAGATCGCGGATGCCGATGTGTTTACGATTGCTTCGGACGAAACCAATGCGTACGTCAATTTCATGAAGGTCGTCAACGGGACGATCACGCAGACGCAGACCGTTGAGGTGAAGAAGAAGCTGAACGAATCGGACAACGACCTGCTTTGCATGCTGATCGTCGATTTCCGAAGCACGTACGGCAGCGAGGCCAAAGAAATCATCTGTAACATCCCGCTCGACTGCGATCTGAAGGCGGAGATAACGGTTCCCCAGATCGGCGATAAGAAGAAGCTGCTCGACATGTCGCTGAAAAATGTGCTGTATTTCCGCCGCGAACGGGCCGAGCGGGCTGCCGCCGAAGCCACCGCCAGCGCCAGCAAAAAAGACCGGGTGCTGATTCGGCTCAAACAGGATTTGCAGTTGAAAACGCTGCCCCACCGCATCGAGTGTTTTGATAACTCCAACATTCAGGGCACTAACCCGGTGTCGGCGATGGTCTGCTTTCTGGAAGGCAAGCCCGCGCCCAAAGAATACCGCCATTTCAGCATCAAAACCGTCGTTGGTCCCAACGACTTTGCGACCATGCACGAAGTGGTAACCCGCCGCTACACCCGGGTGCTGGAAGAACAGACCGGCATGCCGGACCTGATCGTTATCGACGGCGGCAAAGGACAGCTCAGCGCCGCCTGCGACGCGCTCAAGGGGCTGAATCTGTACGGCAAAGTCCCCATCATCGGCATTGCCAAACGGCTCGAAGAGATTTACTTTCCGGAGGATAGCCTACCGCTTTACATTGATAAAAAATCCGAATCCCTTAAGCTCATCCAGCGTATCCGGGACGAGGCGCACCGGTTTGCCATTACTTACCACCGCGACAAGCGTAGCCGGAACAGCCTCATCAGTGAACTGGAAAACGTGGAAGGAATCGGAAAGAAAACGGCCGCGAAGCTGCTGAAATACTTCAAAAGCGTCAAGAAAATACGGGAAGTGCCCGTGGAGGATGTGGCGGTGGTGGTCGGCAACGACAAAGCCCTCAAAATCAAGCAGTATTTCGAAGCGATTCAGCAGTAA